One Mycolicibacter sp. MU0083 DNA window includes the following coding sequences:
- a CDS encoding TobH protein, which translates to MTAFSGSFSTVDLDDPEALLAADHDGALWAASMAGAQVRATGATVDEGALDIVRSDAGDYPPRTVIWLSTRGAAVTAGTLLAAARGASARTPLVAAAEVPSWIGSLDVLIVAGDDPGDPALVAGAAAGVRRGARVVVVAPFEGPLRDATAGRVAVLEPRIPVAAEYGLQRYLAAGLAVLDALGLSGGDPTDLGALADELDAEALRNSAARELFTNPAKLLADRIVGRDVALVGDCAATLELARHGAAAMLRIGRSTVAAAGLADAVSALRARSAAGRDVADIFHDEQIDGPAAGRLRVLALTLAADRTVVAARTAGLPDVDLVGVEDIPVASGGPAEATAPGAVATGPGGVEQQLAVLSVRLEMAAAYVGFLRG; encoded by the coding sequence GTGACCGCCTTCTCCGGGTCCTTCTCCACCGTCGACCTCGATGACCCCGAGGCGCTGCTGGCCGCCGACCACGACGGCGCCCTGTGGGCGGCTTCGATGGCCGGCGCGCAGGTGCGCGCCACCGGGGCGACGGTCGATGAAGGTGCCCTGGACATCGTGCGCAGCGACGCCGGCGACTATCCGCCGCGGACGGTGATCTGGTTGTCCACCCGCGGCGCGGCGGTGACGGCGGGAACCCTGCTGGCCGCGGCACGCGGTGCCTCGGCGCGGACGCCGCTGGTGGCGGCGGCCGAAGTGCCGTCCTGGATCGGGTCGCTGGATGTGCTCATCGTCGCCGGCGACGACCCGGGAGACCCGGCGCTGGTCGCCGGGGCCGCCGCCGGGGTGCGGCGCGGTGCGCGGGTCGTGGTGGTCGCACCGTTCGAGGGCCCGCTACGCGATGCCACCGCCGGCCGTGTCGCGGTGCTGGAGCCGCGGATCCCGGTTGCGGCGGAATACGGCCTGCAGCGCTATCTCGCGGCCGGCCTGGCCGTCCTGGACGCGCTGGGTCTGAGCGGCGGTGACCCGACGGATCTGGGCGCGCTCGCCGACGAACTCGACGCCGAGGCACTGCGTAACAGTGCGGCCCGGGAACTCTTCACCAACCCGGCGAAACTGCTGGCGGACCGGATCGTCGGCCGGGACGTCGCGCTGGTCGGTGACTGTGCGGCGACGCTGGAGCTGGCCCGGCACGGTGCGGCGGCGATGCTGCGGATCGGGCGGAGCACCGTGGCGGCGGCCGGACTGGCCGACGCGGTGAGCGCGTTGCGGGCGCGGTCCGCCGCGGGTCGCGATGTCGCCGATATCTTTCACGACGAACAGATCGACGGTCCGGCCGCCGGGCGGCTGCGGGTGCTGGCGTTGACGCTGGCCGCCGACCGTACCGTGGTGGCGGCGCGGACCGCGGGCCTGCCCGACGTCGATCTGGTCGGGGTCGAGGACATCCCGGTAGCGTCGGGAGGTCCTGCTGAGGCAACGGCCCCGGGGGCGGTCGCCACCGGCCCCGGCGGGGTGGAGCAGCAGCTTGCGGTGTTGTCGGTGCGGTTGGAGATGGCCGCCGCCTATGTGGGATTTTTGCGGGGTTGA
- a CDS encoding phosphomannomutase/phosphoglucomutase → MSRPAAAVHRVIKAYDVRGLVGSEIDESLVAEVGYSFAQLMAEEGARQVVIGHDMRDSSPALSAAFAGGVTARGLDVIRIGLASTDQLYYASGSLDCPGAMFTASHNPAAYNGIKLCRAGAKPVGADTGLGRISDELIAGVDPAPGRHGSPGSGTDRDVLAGYAAFLHSLVDISGSRPLRVAVDAGNGMAGHTAPAVFGSVDAVTLLPLYFELDGNFPNHEANPLDPANLTDLQAFVRDSGADIGLAFDGDADRCFVVDERGEPVSPSAVTGLVAARELAREPGATVIHNLITSRAVPELVAERGGTPLRSRVGHSYIKALMAQTGAIFGGEHSAHYYFRDFWGADSGMLAALHVLAALGEQQRPLSELTADYQRYAASGEINFTVADAQACVDAVVGSFGERVSVDDLDGVTVDLGAGSWFNLRSSNTEPLLRLNVEAPGSTAVDAVVARVAEQIEAVAEKPRP, encoded by the coding sequence ATGTCTCGGCCCGCTGCGGCTGTCCACCGTGTGATCAAGGCGTACGACGTACGTGGCCTGGTCGGTTCGGAGATCGATGAATCCCTTGTCGCCGAGGTCGGGTACTCGTTTGCCCAGCTAATGGCCGAGGAGGGTGCCCGGCAGGTCGTCATCGGCCACGACATGCGCGATAGTTCGCCGGCGCTGTCGGCGGCCTTCGCCGGCGGGGTGACCGCGCGCGGCCTGGACGTGATCCGGATCGGGCTGGCCTCCACCGACCAGCTCTATTACGCCTCGGGATCGCTGGACTGCCCCGGTGCGATGTTCACCGCCAGCCACAATCCGGCCGCCTACAACGGCATCAAGCTCTGCCGGGCGGGTGCCAAGCCGGTGGGCGCCGACACCGGCCTGGGGCGCATCAGCGACGAGCTGATCGCCGGAGTCGACCCGGCCCCCGGCCGGCACGGCTCGCCGGGCAGCGGCACCGACCGCGACGTACTGGCCGGCTACGCGGCGTTCCTGCACTCCCTGGTCGACATCTCCGGCTCACGGCCGCTGCGCGTCGCCGTCGACGCCGGCAACGGTATGGCCGGCCACACCGCACCCGCGGTGTTCGGGTCGGTCGACGCCGTCACGCTGTTGCCGCTCTATTTCGAACTGGACGGCAACTTCCCCAACCACGAGGCCAACCCGCTGGACCCGGCGAATCTCACCGACCTGCAGGCGTTCGTACGGGACAGTGGCGCCGACATCGGGCTGGCCTTCGACGGTGACGCCGACCGCTGTTTCGTCGTCGACGAGCGCGGAGAGCCGGTCTCCCCGTCGGCGGTGACGGGACTGGTCGCCGCCCGCGAACTGGCGCGCGAACCGGGCGCCACGGTGATCCACAACCTGATCACGTCGCGGGCGGTGCCCGAACTGGTCGCCGAGCGCGGCGGTACGCCGCTGCGGTCGCGGGTCGGGCATTCCTACATCAAGGCGCTGATGGCGCAGACCGGTGCCATCTTCGGCGGCGAGCACTCGGCGCACTACTACTTCCGGGACTTCTGGGGCGCCGACTCGGGCATGCTGGCCGCCCTGCACGTACTGGCCGCCCTCGGCGAACAACAGCGACCGCTGTCGGAACTGACCGCCGACTACCAGCGTTACGCGGCGTCGGGCGAGATCAATTTCACCGTCGCCGATGCCCAGGCCTGCGTGGACGCCGTCGTGGGCTCGTTCGGCGAGCGGGTCTCCGTCGACGACCTGGACGGGGTGACCGTCGACCTGGGCGCGGGGAGTTGGTTCAACCTGCGCAGCTCCAACACCGAACCGCTGCTGCGGCTCAACGTGGAAGCACCCGGCTCCACGGCCGTGGACGCGGTGGTGGCCAGGGTCGCCGAACAGATCGAAGCCGTCGCCGAGAAGCCCCGGCCGTGA
- a CDS encoding DUF3499 domain-containing protein, whose protein sequence is MNVPRRCCRPGCPHYAVATLTFVYSDSTAVVGPLATAAEPHSWDLCFSHAGRITAPRGWEMVRHPGPWVSPEEDDLVALAEAVREGESGRAAPASGWYPQAGAGDSQHRGGSGAGPGGGLLAPPVSSTKTTGRRRGHLRVLPDPSD, encoded by the coding sequence GTGAACGTTCCCCGCCGCTGCTGTCGGCCAGGGTGTCCGCACTATGCGGTGGCGACGCTGACGTTCGTCTACTCGGACTCCACCGCTGTGGTCGGCCCCCTGGCCACTGCCGCCGAGCCGCATTCCTGGGACCTGTGCTTCAGTCACGCGGGCCGGATCACCGCCCCGCGGGGCTGGGAGATGGTCCGCCACCCGGGGCCCTGGGTGTCCCCCGAAGAAGACGACCTCGTTGCTCTCGCCGAAGCGGTGCGCGAGGGCGAATCGGGCCGGGCCGCCCCGGCGAGCGGGTGGTACCCGCAGGCCGGTGCGGGCGATTCGCAGCACCGGGGAGGATCCGGTGCCGGACCCGGTGGCGGCCTGCTGGCGCCGCCCGTTTCGTCCACCAAGACCACCGGTCGCCGGCGCGGCCACCTGCGCGTGTTGCCGGACCCGTCGGACTGA
- a CDS encoding metallopeptidase family protein, with amino-acid sequence MRNRYHRCVIATRRRRRGREARGPLLPPTVPGWRSRAERFDMAVLEAYEPLEQRWKSRLAALDVAVDEIPRIAAKDPDSVQWPPEVVADGPIPLARLIPAGVDVRGNPTRARILLFRKPIEQRANDSTELGDLLHEILVAQVATYLDVDPTVIDPTLDD; translated from the coding sequence ATGCGCAACCGTTACCATCGCTGCGTGATCGCCACGCGTCGTCGAAGGCGCGGCCGCGAAGCCCGCGGGCCGCTGCTGCCGCCGACCGTCCCGGGTTGGCGCAGCCGCGCGGAACGCTTCGACATGGCGGTGCTGGAAGCCTACGAACCCCTCGAGCAACGCTGGAAGAGTCGTCTGGCGGCACTCGACGTCGCCGTCGATGAGATTCCCCGGATCGCGGCGAAGGATCCGGACAGCGTGCAGTGGCCGCCGGAAGTCGTCGCGGACGGTCCCATCCCCCTGGCCCGGCTGATTCCCGCCGGCGTCGACGTTCGGGGCAACCCGACTCGGGCGCGAATTCTGCTGTTCCGCAAGCCGATCGAGCAGCGCGCTAACGACAGCACCGAACTCGGGGATCTACTGCACGAAATTCTGGTGGCTCAGGTCGCCACGTATCTGGACGTCGACCCCACCGTGATCGACCCGACACTCGATGACTGA
- a CDS encoding WhiB family transcriptional regulator has translation MSYEHLWGVMGGTSHAGVEMTPSETVEPMPNRPHLSLVPQPEDYDEFDPFDPESATNEQWQDRALCSQTDPEAFFPEKGGSTREAKKICQRCAVRSECLEYALAHDERFGIWGGLSERERRRLKRGII, from the coding sequence ATGTCCTATGAGCACCTTTGGGGCGTGATGGGAGGAACGTCGCACGCCGGTGTGGAGATGACCCCGTCGGAGACGGTCGAGCCGATGCCCAACCGGCCGCATCTGAGCCTGGTGCCGCAACCCGAGGACTACGACGAGTTCGATCCGTTCGATCCCGAGTCGGCCACCAACGAGCAGTGGCAGGATCGCGCGCTGTGCTCGCAGACCGACCCCGAGGCGTTCTTCCCGGAGAAGGGCGGCTCCACCCGGGAGGCCAAGAAGATCTGCCAGCGGTGCGCGGTGCGCAGCGAGTGCCTGGAATACGCCTTGGCGCACGACGAACGCTTCGGTATCTGGGGCGGGCTGTCCGAGCGCGAGCGCCGGCGCCTCAAGCGCGGCATCATCTGA
- the cofD gene encoding 2-phospho-L-lactate transferase has product MKVTVLVGGVGGARFLLGVQKLLGLGQFAAASDGDEAGPHELTAVVNVGDDAWMHGVRICPDLDTCMYTLGGGVDPERGWGHRDETWHAMEELAHYGMQPDWFGLGDRDLATHLVRTQSLRAGYSLTDVTAALCERWRPGARLLPVTDDSCETHVVITDPDDETRRAIHFQEWWVRHRAQVPTHGFGFVGAEKATATPDVVAAITDADVVLVAPSNPVVSVGAILAVPGVRAALRSTSAPIVGYSPIVAGKPLRGMADICLSVIGLDSTARAVGEHYGARSQTGILDYWLVHEGDPTEGIDGLTVRSAPLLMTDPAATAEMVRTGLDLAGVR; this is encoded by the coding sequence GTGAAGGTCACGGTTCTCGTCGGCGGGGTCGGCGGCGCCCGATTCCTGCTCGGCGTCCAGAAGTTGCTGGGGTTGGGCCAGTTCGCCGCCGCCTCGGACGGCGACGAGGCCGGCCCGCACGAGCTGACCGCCGTCGTCAACGTCGGCGACGACGCCTGGATGCACGGTGTGCGCATCTGTCCCGATCTGGACACCTGCATGTACACCCTGGGCGGCGGCGTGGACCCGGAGCGCGGCTGGGGCCACCGCGACGAAACCTGGCACGCCATGGAGGAGTTGGCCCACTACGGCATGCAGCCGGACTGGTTCGGCCTCGGCGACCGCGACCTGGCCACCCATCTGGTCCGCACCCAGTCGCTGCGAGCCGGCTATTCACTGACCGACGTGACCGCGGCACTGTGCGAGCGATGGCGACCGGGCGCACGGCTGCTGCCGGTCACCGACGACAGCTGTGAAACCCACGTCGTGATCACCGATCCCGACGACGAGACCCGGCGGGCGATTCACTTCCAGGAGTGGTGGGTGCGCCACCGCGCCCAGGTACCCACCCACGGATTCGGCTTCGTCGGTGCGGAGAAGGCCACCGCGACACCCGATGTGGTGGCGGCGATCACCGATGCCGACGTCGTGCTGGTCGCCCCGTCCAATCCCGTGGTCAGCGTCGGTGCGATCCTGGCCGTGCCGGGGGTCCGGGCGGCGCTGCGCTCGACATCCGCGCCGATCGTCGGCTACTCCCCGATCGTCGCCGGGAAGCCGTTGCGGGGCATGGCAGATATCTGCCTGAGCGTGATCGGACTGGACTCCACCGCACGGGCGGTGGGCGAGCACTACGGCGCACGCAGTCAGACCGGCATCCTGGACTACTGGCTGGTGCACGAGGGCGATCCCACCGAGGGCATCGACGGCCTGACGGTCCGCTCCGCACCGTTGCTGATGACCGATCCGGCCGCGACGGCCGAGATGGTGCGCACCGGACTGGATCTCGCGGGCGTGCGATGA
- a CDS encoding coenzyme F420-0:L-glutamate ligase, translating into MTEHGSAAKVEILPVTGLGEFRPGDDLAAALASAAPWLADGDIVVVTSKVVSKCEGRIVPAPGDAEARDALRRQLVEAEAVRVLARKGRTWITENRIGLVQAAAGVDGSNVGSDELALLPVDPDRSAAALRAGLTARLGVEVAVLITDTMGRAWRNGQIDVAIGASGLTVLNGYAGSVDRHGNELVVTEVAVADELAAAADLVKGKLTDVPVAVVRGIASPDDGSTAAALVRSGTDDLFWLGTAEAMEAGRIQAQLLRRSVRTFTDEPVPAQLVTDAVADALTAPAPHHTRPVRFVWLQRPDVRIRLLDAMAAKWRADLTADGRSPEAIDARVSRGRILYDAPEVMIPIMVPDGAHHYPDAARTAAERTMFTVAAGAAVQGLLVALAARGVGSCWIGSTIFTPDLVRAELDLPDDWEPLGAIAIGYPTEPLEPRSPAPVDELLVHR; encoded by the coding sequence ATGACCGAGCACGGCAGCGCCGCCAAAGTCGAGATCCTGCCGGTCACCGGGCTCGGCGAGTTCCGGCCCGGCGACGACCTGGCGGCCGCGCTGGCGTCGGCCGCACCGTGGTTGGCCGACGGCGACATCGTGGTGGTCACCAGCAAGGTGGTGTCCAAGTGTGAGGGCCGCATCGTGCCGGCTCCCGGCGACGCCGAAGCCCGAGATGCGTTGCGCCGCCAACTGGTCGAAGCCGAAGCGGTCCGGGTCCTGGCCCGCAAGGGCCGCACCTGGATCACCGAGAACCGCATCGGACTGGTGCAGGCCGCCGCCGGTGTCGACGGTTCCAACGTGGGCTCCGACGAACTCGCCCTGCTCCCGGTCGATCCCGATCGCAGCGCCGCCGCACTGCGCGCCGGACTCACCGCACGGCTCGGCGTCGAGGTGGCGGTGCTCATCACCGACACGATGGGACGCGCCTGGCGCAACGGCCAGATCGACGTCGCGATCGGGGCGTCGGGCCTGACCGTGCTCAACGGCTATGCCGGATCCGTCGACCGGCACGGCAACGAATTGGTGGTCACCGAGGTGGCCGTCGCCGACGAACTGGCCGCGGCCGCCGACCTGGTCAAGGGCAAGCTCACCGACGTACCGGTGGCCGTGGTGCGCGGAATCGCCAGTCCCGACGACGGTTCCACCGCCGCCGCACTGGTGCGCTCGGGCACCGACGACCTGTTCTGGCTGGGCACCGCCGAGGCGATGGAGGCGGGCCGGATCCAGGCCCAACTGCTGCGCCGTTCGGTGCGTACCTTCACCGACGAGCCGGTGCCGGCACAGCTGGTGACCGACGCGGTGGCCGATGCGCTGACCGCCCCGGCACCGCACCACACCCGGCCCGTTCGATTCGTCTGGCTGCAGCGGCCCGACGTCCGCATTCGGCTGCTGGATGCCATGGCCGCCAAGTGGCGGGCCGACCTGACCGCCGACGGCCGGTCACCCGAGGCTATCGACGCCCGGGTCTCGCGCGGCCGAATCCTCTACGACGCACCGGAAGTCATGATTCCGATCATGGTTCCCGACGGGGCCCACCACTACCCCGATGCCGCGCGTACGGCCGCCGAGCGCACCATGTTCACCGTTGCGGCCGGCGCGGCCGTCCAGGGACTGCTGGTCGCATTGGCGGCGCGCGGGGTGGGCAGCTGCTGGATCGGCTCCACCATCTTCACCCCGGATCTGGTGCGCGCCGAACTGGATCTTCCCGACGACTGGGAGCCCTTGGGCGCCATCGCGATCGGCTATCCGACCGAGCCACTGGAGCCGCGTTCGCCGGCGCCGGTCGACGAACTTCTGGTGCACCGGTGA
- a CDS encoding NUDIX hydrolase — MSLHDSAVAALTGWAAPDSAQDSLRHAVLAFLAARSDACRRECEPGHITASTLVLDHTGSHALLTLHPRVGRWLQLGGHCEDTDVDVTAAALREATEESGIAGLRLAPQLAAVHVHPVTCSLGVPTRHLDLQFVAHAPADAQIRVSDESLALRWWPVHALPPDADDALVHLVGQALARTR; from the coding sequence GTGAGCCTGCACGATTCCGCCGTGGCGGCCCTGACGGGCTGGGCGGCACCGGATTCCGCACAGGACTCGTTGCGGCACGCGGTACTGGCGTTCCTGGCCGCCCGCAGCGACGCCTGTCGGCGCGAATGCGAGCCCGGGCACATCACCGCCTCCACCCTGGTGCTCGACCACACCGGCTCACACGCCCTGCTGACCCTGCACCCGCGGGTCGGCCGCTGGCTGCAGCTCGGTGGGCATTGTGAGGACACCGACGTCGACGTCACCGCCGCAGCGCTGCGCGAGGCCACCGAAGAGTCCGGGATCGCCGGGCTGCGGCTCGCCCCGCAACTGGCGGCCGTGCACGTGCACCCGGTGACCTGTTCGTTGGGCGTGCCGACCAGACATCTGGATCTACAGTTCGTGGCGCACGCGCCGGCCGACGCGCAGATCCGCGTCAGCGACGAATCGCTAGCCCTGCGCTGGTGGCCGGTGCACGCGCTTCCCCCGGACGCCGACGACGCCCTGGTTCATCTGGTGGGGCAGGCCCTCGCCCGCACGCGATAG
- a CDS encoding NDP-sugar synthase, producing the protein MTLSKVDAVVLVGGKGTRLRPLTLSAPKPMLPTAGLPFVTHLLSRIAAAGIEHVVLSTSYKPAVFSEEFGDGSDLGLQIEYVTEEEPLGTGGGIANVASQLRHDTAMVFNGDVLSGADLIDLHDYHREQGAEATLHLVRVGDPRAFGCVPTRDGRVTAFLEKTEDPPTDQINAGCYVLSREVIDRIPRGRPVSVEREVFPGLLSDGVKVCGYVDTSYWRDMGTPEDFVRGSADLVRGIAPSPALVGERGESLVHDGASVAPGAVLIGGTVVGRGAEIGPGARLDGAVIFDGVKVEAGSVIERSIIGFGARIGPRALIRDGVIGDGADIGARCELLRGARVWPGVSIPDCGIRYSSDV; encoded by the coding sequence GTGACATTGAGCAAGGTCGACGCGGTCGTCCTCGTCGGCGGCAAGGGGACGCGACTGCGGCCGCTGACCCTGTCCGCGCCCAAACCGATGCTGCCGACGGCGGGGCTGCCGTTCGTCACCCACCTGCTGTCGCGGATCGCGGCCGCCGGCATCGAACACGTCGTGCTCAGCACCTCCTACAAGCCGGCGGTGTTCTCCGAGGAGTTCGGTGACGGCTCGGATCTGGGCCTGCAGATCGAGTACGTGACCGAAGAGGAGCCGCTGGGTACCGGCGGCGGAATCGCCAACGTCGCCTCGCAGCTGCGCCACGACACCGCGATGGTGTTCAACGGCGACGTGCTCTCGGGGGCCGACCTGATCGACCTGCACGACTACCACCGCGAACAGGGCGCCGAAGCGACCCTGCACCTGGTGCGGGTGGGCGACCCGCGGGCGTTCGGCTGTGTTCCCACCCGGGACGGCCGCGTCACCGCGTTCCTGGAGAAGACCGAGGACCCGCCGACCGATCAGATCAACGCCGGCTGCTACGTACTGTCCCGCGAGGTCATCGACCGGATCCCGCGCGGACGGCCGGTCTCGGTGGAACGCGAGGTGTTCCCGGGGCTGCTGTCCGACGGCGTCAAGGTCTGCGGCTACGTCGACACCAGCTACTGGCGTGACATGGGCACACCCGAGGACTTCGTCCGGGGCTCGGCGGATCTGGTCCGCGGTATCGCGCCGTCCCCGGCGTTGGTCGGTGAGCGTGGCGAGTCACTGGTGCACGACGGCGCCTCGGTGGCGCCCGGAGCGGTCCTGATCGGCGGAACCGTGGTCGGCCGGGGCGCCGAGATCGGCCCGGGTGCCCGACTCGACGGCGCGGTGATCTTCGACGGCGTCAAGGTCGAGGCGGGCAGCGTGATCGAGCGGTCGATCATCGGATTCGGTGCCCGCATCGGCCCGCGTGCGCTGATCCGCGACGGGGTGATCGGCGACGGCGCCGACATCGGGGCGCGCTGCGAACTGTTGCGCGGTGCCCGGGTCTGGCCCGGGGTGTCGATTCCGGACTGCGGGATCCGCTACTCCAGCGACGTCTGA
- a CDS encoding glycosyltransferase family 2 protein, translating to MSEGLPVVTVTYSPGWHLDRFLASLSLATERPVRVVMADNGSTDGAPEAAVQRYPDVELLRTGSNLGYGGAVNAAVARLDADGAQREEFLIVANPDVQWGPGSIDELLAAADRWPQAATLGPLIREPDGSVYPSARHLPSLVRGGMHAVVGPLWPNNPWSRAYRQERLEPSERAVGWLSGACLLVRRAAFDAIGGFDDRYFLYMEDVDLGDRLAKAGWLNVYVPSAEVLHQKGHATGKDPARNLAAHHRSTYTYLADRHTGWWRAPLRWSMRGALAVRSHLAVRHARRKLTKGQP from the coding sequence GTGAGTGAGGGCCTACCCGTGGTGACGGTGACGTATTCGCCGGGGTGGCATCTGGATCGCTTCCTGGCGTCGTTGTCGCTGGCCACCGAGCGCCCGGTGCGGGTGGTGATGGCCGACAACGGCTCCACCGACGGGGCACCGGAAGCCGCCGTGCAGCGTTATCCCGACGTGGAACTGCTGCGCACCGGATCCAATCTGGGCTACGGCGGCGCGGTCAACGCCGCGGTGGCACGGCTCGACGCCGACGGCGCCCAGCGCGAGGAATTCCTGATCGTGGCCAACCCCGACGTCCAGTGGGGACCGGGCAGCATCGACGAACTGCTGGCCGCGGCCGACCGGTGGCCGCAGGCCGCGACGCTGGGCCCGCTGATCCGCGAACCCGACGGCTCGGTGTATCCCTCGGCGCGTCACCTGCCGAGCCTGGTGCGCGGGGGCATGCACGCCGTCGTCGGACCGCTGTGGCCGAACAATCCCTGGAGCCGGGCCTACCGGCAGGAGCGCCTGGAACCCAGCGAGCGCGCGGTCGGGTGGCTGTCGGGGGCGTGCCTGCTGGTGCGCCGCGCGGCATTCGACGCGATCGGCGGCTTCGACGACCGGTACTTCCTCTATATGGAAGACGTGGACCTGGGGGACCGGCTGGCCAAGGCCGGCTGGCTCAACGTTTATGTGCCCTCGGCGGAGGTGCTGCACCAGAAGGGGCACGCCACCGGCAAGGACCCGGCCCGTAACCTGGCCGCGCATCACCGCAGCACCTATACCTATCTGGCCGACCGGCACACCGGCTGGTGGCGGGCGCCGTTGCGCTGGAGCATGCGCGGCGCGCTGGCGGTGCGTTCGCACCTGGCGGTACGCCATGCCCGCCGCAAACTGACGAAGGGACAACCGTGA